The Phaenicophaeus curvirostris isolate KB17595 chromosome 14, BPBGC_Pcur_1.0, whole genome shotgun sequence nucleotide sequence AATGCCAATTCTTTTATAACATACGTAATAAACCCTAATGGCTTTTATCTGTCTCTAGCTTTACCTGGACTGCTTAGTAAATGAAACTGAGAGCGTGAGGAGAAAGGACTACTAAAGGAATGGCACAGAATTGCACTGTTTGCTAAGTCTATGTTCGTTGTTAGAGATTTTCTCTTCTTACTAAAGtatcttctggttttgtcaaaaccaaacttcttttcttgtcttcctCTGTTACAGTCTGACTCATCTGCTCAAACAGCTTTGATATCTTGGCAAATCTCAGATGATTCTGAAATCTTCGTGCAGCAAAAGCATAAAGTAGAGGGTTAACACAGCTACTGATGAATACAAGTGCTCCAGAGATGTACACTCCTCTGCCTACAATTTCATCCAGCACCAAAGACATTTCCTTGTTAGAATGTTCTGTCTGAATTGAGATAACATCTAGAATATTAAAGAGATGATGAGGGAACCAGCATAAAATGAATGCCACCACAATGCTGGCAATGAGCCGTTCCGATCGCTGCTTAGATTGATAAGTCATTCTGCTTATTCTTCTTGCAACACACAGGTAAGAAGTGCAAATAATTAGAAAAGGGATTACAAAACCTGCAAGAGTCTCCAGCAAAAGATATGACACTTTCTGTCTATCAGAAGAGTAGTTGCGACACGTGCATAGTACTCTGCCGTTCATTTCTTCTGTCTCTTGAAACGGAATGACAGAAATGCCGAAAGAAATGGACAGGAACCAAATGAGGAACACGaccaaagaaattttttcttttgttttgtatcTTTGAATTGTCAAAGGGTAAAACACAGCCATTAACCGCTCTAAGCTCAATGCTGTAATTAGAAATATGCTAGCATACATGCTACAGTAAATAACAAAAACCAGTATTTTGCAGAAGATGACTCCAAAAACCCATGAGTCAGCAAAGGAGTAAATCCAGATTGGTAAAGTAATCAGTACAAGGACATCCGCAATGGCCAGGTTCAAGATCAGCAGGACTGATGGAGGCACTTGCTTCATTTTTGTGCAAACAGTCCAAATGACGATGCAATTTCCAGGGGTCCCAATAATAAATGACAAGCTCAGTATTACGCAGACTACTGTCCTCACAATATTCCATGATGATTGAATACCACTTTCTTCAGCTTGGCTCATTCTGAAAATTCTTCAGTTCTTCTTGGTTGCCAGTATCCTCAGTGCTTTGCACCCTGCGTTTATCCTGAAGGTGTTAGCGAACTACTTGAGAGCAAGTTCCCTAAGCGACATTCTGTAGACGAATGCAGCGTATGAGCTCACATCCTAATGCTCACTCTTAGAAATGTCTGACCACATGTGGCAGTTCCTGTTGTTTAGAAAGACCGTGTTCATTTTTGCATACAAAGCAAAAATTTAAGTACAGTGCAGCACCTGacttcacttttatttttacatccaTTGCGCTtcagcagattttaaagcatgttGATGGTCTTTCAAAAGCACCCCTATTCAAAGCAGCTTGCTATTTTGTTGAAGTTACTCATCTAAAAAACAGCTCAAGCTCTTTACGTTATTCTCCTCTGGTTTGTATGAATAactcaacattttattttatatatatatttagaaaagatgaaaaaagagGGGTGGCAGATAAATACACAAATGTGCATTACATGTTTGACATGAAATTCCCTTTCAAAGCATCAAAATTGTACTTACTGCCTTCCTGTTATCTTTTCTGATTCAGCAGAAAACAGTCAGTTATGGTTTAGAAACAAGCTGGCATAAAGGAAATTAAGAGTTGTCCCATAGTGAGACTGTACTGGTACAATGAAGTAGATGGAAGTTGTATTTCTAATGTTCTGGGAAATTGCAGTCAAATTTAGCCAAACAATAACCATCGGAATAGTCAGGACACAGGGTTATACGAGGAAATGCTCCGTGTCACAGAGAAAAGACATTATCACATTGTCCTCCTGCTGTGCCAGCCATGGGCTGTGACTATCTCCTGTGAAACTTGGTAGTCAGTGTAGTCATCAAATCCTGTGTGAAGCTTAAATTCTTCAGTGTCTGgccagaaaaaattaaaatattttgttatcttGATTCCAAAATATCTTGTTTTAAGTTCATTTCTAAAAAGTACACAGGGAACTAAAGCAGCAGCACCAACAGAAATGTTCACAGAAGTGAAActgaaaaggtattttccagaaaaaaaaggagcacaGAAAAAAGGATTTATGCATAACTTTTAAATTTAAGAACGCGACACATTATTTCCCTAAGTGTCAAGGTAGAATTTTACAAACCTGGCAAATGCAGTGCATAATATTAAGTTGAAAAGTATCTTTCATGATGGAAAAAGGATTGcaacaccaccacccccaaaTCAGCTTAGCTGTTTCTGATCTCCTAAGAGCATAATGAGATCAAAATCAAATCCAGAATAACTCCACCAAAAGCAAGTATTATGTATTCAAAATACTATTTGTGTAATAAAGATTTAAATTTGGAATTAATCTGATACATGATTCagttccttttgtttttaacttcaTTTAATAAAGGTCGGGTAGGGggaaaacccaaaccagttgtttttattctgaaagGAATTACTGAAAAccacttttgaaaataaactaatGAAAGGAAATGCTGGGCAATGTCTCTTCTTCTAATGAAAATAC carries:
- the LOC138726485 gene encoding leukotriene B4 receptor 1-like, whose amino-acid sequence is MSQAEESGIQSSWNIVRTVVCVILSLSFIIGTPGNCIVIWTVCTKMKQVPPSVLLILNLAIADVLVLITLPIWIYSFADSWVFGVIFCKILVFVIYCSMYASIFLITALSLERLMAVFYPLTIQRYKTKEKISLVVFLIWFLSISFGISVIPFQETEEMNGRVLCTCRNYSSDRQKVSYLLLETLAGFVIPFLIICTSYLCVARRISRMTYQSKQRSERLIASIVVAFILCWFPHHLFNILDVISIQTEHSNKEMSLVLDEIVGRGVYISGALVFISSCVNPLLYAFAARRFQNHLRFAKISKLFEQMSQTVTEEDKKRSLVLTKPEDTLVRRENL